The nucleotide window TTCCACAGCGTTCTGGTCTCTGACAATAATACAGCCTGCCAAGTGCACTTCGAAGGCTGCCACGGCTATCAACGAGGCGTCTCCATATATCGAGTTTAGAAGTTTACGCTCGACTTTGAGCCTTGATTGACCCAAAGATAGAGGTAAACCGCTGCGCTCTCTTGTGAAGCTGATGAGGAACAGTTTCGGGATTTTGTTGTGATGACTTGCATTGGTCCCGAGGAAGAGACGAGGTACCCATCATCATGTCACCATATGGCTGACGGCCGACACCTTGGAACGGTTTTCATCACTGGGACGGGAGTTTGTCGGATATGCTCCTTGAGCACCTTTAATAACAGATGATCGTGACGTCGCAACCCTGATCCAATGGTCCATCAAATCCATTGCCGATCGATGGATTGGGACATGGTCTTGAATTGCCATTGTCAGCTGATCGTTGTCCATCTCGCCAGAACGAGTCAAGTCCCGTACTACTCCAAGCCATGACCACAACCGAGGTCTAAAGGCATCTTTGTCGCAGGATGGGAGTGGAGGAACATCGTAGTATTGGGTTATCGACCGCAGTCCGGTGTTGTCCAAACACCCATCAGATGAATACGCTCTCATCTGATCAACCCATCTAGCAGTTTGGTTGGGAGACGGGGGTGGAACAGGATGCTATCGATATTCGCCATGGTTGTCCCTGGTCATGATTCCAAATTGACCAATAACCTACATGATCGGACCGGATGCTGTGGTGGTCCATTGCGGGCGAGGCTGGCCGTTGGGGTGCCCATTGGGCGGCATGTTCGGGGCGTAGTGCGAGTTGTTGAAGCCCCCTCCTCTGCCACTAAAGCTTCCACGTCCTCCGCGGTAGCCACCGCCTCGCCCACCGCGCCCACCACGATATCCGCCGCGGAAATCACCACGATAGCCACTGTTTGTCCGATATCCCTGCGGTCcgttcggcggcgacctggagGATGAATGGCTGGTGGACCCTTGATCAGAGGCAACTCCATTCTGGGGCCCAAAACCTCCAGATGGACCTCCAGATAGACCTCCAAATGGACCTCCTGAAGCGGATGGCGGTCCTCGgggccctcccccgccgGTCCCGTTGTGGTTGGAGTtacccctccctctcttccgATTGTTGTACTGCCGACGACCGGTCTTAGGCTTCCCTTCCACGGAAAACTCAATCTTCTTGATAGGGTCGGTGACCAGAATGCTGTCGCTTAGGCCTAGACGCTCCAATTCTTCTTGAGGTGTGGTCCATAACTGGAAAACGTTCTCGAGCTTTTCGATCTCGCGTGTTTCGACCACCCAAGCCTTGACGTACTCTCCGGACTTGTCGTAATCGAAAGCTTGCTTGACCGGGTTGAAGATTCTGTTGTCCCCGCGAGGGTCGTTACCCACTCCAGCGACATACTGCCAATTGGACCAATTGGAGCTGACATCATAGTCAACGAGGAGGTACTCGTACCATTCCGCTCCATAACGCCAGTCGATGCCAAGGTGCTTGGTCAAGAAGGACGCCACATTTTGACGCGCTCGATTAGATGTGTAGCCTGTGTGCCAAAGCTCTCGTTGCGAAGCGTCAATCAACCCCATGCCAGTGGTGCCGTTGAGGAACCGTTGCAGTATTTGCTGTATCTTCTTGACCGACGTGCCCATGTTGTCATCGGAGACGACGTGTTCTGGGTCCGCCGACTTCCACTTTGGCGTTGTGTCCCCCTTAAATCCAGTAACACGAAAAAGCTTTTCTTGAAACTTTCTCGTACACAGTCTCATGTAGTCGCGCCATAGCAATTCAAAACGGACTGCTTTAGTCCCGTCATTTTCCCCTTTTCCGTATCCGGGGGTTCCTTTAAACTTATCGTCTTGGCCATCCTCAAACCTAACCATAGCCTCGTGAATTTGCCGAGATGTCAAACAGCCGAACGACAAGTAGGCCGATAGTTTGGTACTAAAGTCGACCCCAAGAAGCCCGTTACGGGTATCTTTGTAACTAGACATGGCTCCCGTCTTGACAAGATGATCAAGCCGCTGAAGGGCGACCCCTTCACCTCCCTGGAATGGGTGTACCGACTGGGCATTTTCGGGAAACTCGGGTTCGTCAGAAAACGGGCTTGTCAAAGGCTTGAGAAGGGCCGACTCCAGAGCGTCAAAGGTTGAAGGGATATCAAAGGGACTTCGCTGTGGAGGAAGGGTGTCTTGGTCCGGATAAGGTGGAAGAGATCCCTTGCTGGGTGGTGGCAGTGTGGGCCTTGGTTTTTCGCGAAGTGGTTCTTGAGTCTTCCTGAAGGCCGTAAACACGTCGGCTAGCTCATCAGGAGACTTGAAGTGAAGGTCGCGGCTGACGGAGAAAGCTTGTTAGCGCGTGGCATTATGCATCTGTAGCGGCGGACATACTCATCAATGAAGTACTTCTCATCCAGCCAAGTCTTGAAGGCAACGCCGTGCTTCTTGCAGGCTGTAGAaacgtcttcttcgtccttcttctcttcgaTAGCTTCCTCGGAGGTCATCCATATGGCGCCAACTTTCTGTTGTTTGTCTGCAAAGCCTTGAAGGAGGTCTTCGGCAACGTCGCCAAACCTGCCTGCTCTGAGAGCCAGGCCGCTCCCCACCTTTTCAAGGGATTCCTTCAGATTCCAAACAGACTCTGCAACGAACTTAGTGCGATGATGACCACATCGCCAGAACTTGCCGATTTGGCTGCGTGCTTCGGGGTAAGGGGACTTGGCGTTCTCGCGAAGGAAGCCTGATATCTCGATTTGGTGTGCCGGGAACACGTAAACTGGGAGAACATGAGTAAAGCCGTGTTCAGCAGTAGTCGCGAGGTGATGAAGCACTGGATTGTCTGCGATGCGTAGGTCGTGTCGAAGCAGGTAGATGAGAATGTTAGGTACTGCCATCGTGGGCAGATTCTGCGCTATATGTGATTGGCTACAATTCGCCGAGTGTAAACAATGTAGGGGTTGTTCTGGATGTAGGATGTGTCCTAAAGGGGTTTTGATAATGGCGAGATCGCAAACGTCGGAGAAgtcgacagaatggtggtAGTACGATACGAGACACCGTAGAGGAGAATCGGTGAGTGTGGAAAGGTCCTGGGCAACGAAGGAAATGGGTCAGGTCCAAATTGTGTTGTTACGGTTCTAGACCAAAGTCATGGCGTAAGAGAAGCCGTTAGATCTGCTTCAGTTCCCAACCTGCCGGGAAAGGAGAATAGTCTCGGAATCGCCACAGAAGATGTAAGGTGGTTTGCGAGGTGAAAGTTAAGTGGCTGTAACGTAGGTTCCTAGTcgaccgaggcggcggaggactGCGTTAAGGTAGGTGAGAAGCTGTAGGCAAAAGTTTCTGCGTAGGGCAGGGCGAAATCTGGGATGGGCCTTACTCTGGGCGATGTTCGAGCAGGAGAGGGGGGATGTTAGATTTGGGCTGGAAGTGATGACGCAGTGACCGCTAGTTCCATGAACCTTGCCGCAATGGTTGAGGGGTCGAATGGTGAGGTTGCAAGCACCGACGGCATTGACGTTAGGTTAGATGATCGGGACAGAAGGAAAAAGTGCCGAAGCGTAGCGgtggacgagaaggaggaagaccCGTCTCTATGTAGATAAAATGCCGGGCAAGAAGGCcagaggatggcgagggaAGCAGATGAGGAAGAGGTCTCGAGAAGTGGAGAAGCCGTCGGATAGAGCACGGCAGAGTGGTTTGCGCAGTCTTTAACGTAGACTGGAACGCGATGCAGGGTCAGCCCTCCTGACTGTGGTCAACCCGGTAGGTTCACGGCACAGGCTCGCTTGGGTGTGGAGTCGTAGCAAGTTCAGACTGACGGATACGAAGCGACTTGGAGTTGACCCAGGAAAGAGACGGGGCGGGATGAGGATGACATGCAGTACAGTCAGTGTAATACAGCGCAGCACGGCAGTAAGGATGGGTGAGGATGGAACAATATGGACGCGGGCCAGGAGGGAGCGAGAGGAGCGTTTCGAGGCGCAATGGATTGGGGCGAGAGGAGAGCGGACGTTTCGACCGATGGCTCAATAACAATCATGACGCTTCCTCCCGACTTCCACCTGGTTGATCCATGGCGCGCATTGGACCCTGAGATTTTCTCAAGAACCTTTCTGGGTCTAgaacccccccttcccaatACCACCCTCCCCCCGTGTCTATGGCAGAGAGCCTGTACTGTAAGTGCACTGAGAGAACGGGGTAGGTATCTGTACTAAATAACTATGTCGGGTTCCCGCCCGATTTGGAGTGTCATTTCAAAGAAGATTCTCCTGTTCGTCGACAGCTTCTCAAAGAAGGCAAGGGGATGGCGGGCTACGGGAGCATGCCTGGCGGAAGGAAgaatg belongs to Colletotrichum higginsianum IMI 349063 chromosome 5, whole genome shotgun sequence and includes:
- a CDS encoding DASH family cryptochrome; this translates as MAVPNILIYLLRHDLRIADNPVLHHLATTAEHGFTHVLPVYVFPAHQIEISGFLRENAKSPYPEARSQIGKFWRCGHHRTKFVAESVWNLKESLEKVGSGLALRAGRFGDVAEDLLQGFADKQQKVGAIWMTSEEAIEEKKDEEDVSTACKKHGVAFKTWLDEKYFIDDRDLHFKSPDELADVFTAFRKTQEPLREKPRPTLPPPSKGSLPPYPDQDTLPPQRSPFDIPSTFDALESALLKPLTSPFSDEPEFPENAQSVHPFQGGEGVALQRLDHLVKTGAMSSYKDTRNGLLGVDFSTKLSAYLSFGCLTSRQIHEAMVRFEDGQDDKFKGTPGYGKGENDGTKAVRFELLWRDYMRLCTRKFQEKLFRVTGFKGDTTPKWKSADPEHVVSDDNMGTSVKKIQQILQRFLNGTTGMGLIDASQRELWHTGYTSNRARQNVASFLTKHLGIDWRYGAEWYEYLLVDYDVSSNWSNWQYVAGVGNDPRGDNRIFNPVKQAFDYDKSGEYVKAWVVETREIEKLENVFQLWTTPQEELERLGLSDSILVTDPIKKIEFSVEGKPKTGRRQYNNRKRGRGNSNHNGTGGGGPRGPPSASGGPFGGLSGGPSGGFGPQNGVASDQGSTSHSSSRSPPNGPQGYRTNSGYRGDFRGGYRGGRGGRGGGYRGGRGSFSGRGGGFNNSHYAPNMPPNGHPNGQPRPQWTTTASGPIM